From the Leguminivora glycinivorella isolate SPB_JAAS2020 chromosome 15, LegGlyc_1.1, whole genome shotgun sequence genome, one window contains:
- the LOC125234108 gene encoding bifunctional methylenetetrahydrofolate dehydrogenase/cyclohydrolase 2, mitochondrial isoform X2: MARILDGKGLAKDIRGELKIKIHNWMQQGHRAPTLKCIIVGDDPASHTYVKNKIQAATDVGIQAETIRYEANMTEEDLLLAIDELNANSEVDGILVQLPLPGGIDERKVCNAVAPEKDVDGFHIVNVGQLCLDMPTIVPATALAVVEMLKRFKIDTFGRNAVVVGRSKNVGMPIAMMLHSDMSHDSGLGMDATVTICHRFTPKEKLEFYCRNADIIITATGVPKLIKADMVKPGATVIDVGIVRITDEEGNTRLVGDVDYDEVSKVAGAITPVPGGVGPMTVAMLMHNTFQAAQRLRDAEMMQ, translated from the exons ATGGCCAGAATCCTTGATGGCAAGGGGCTTGCCAAGGACATCCGTGGTGAATTAAAAATCAAGATCCATAACTGGATGCAACAAGGTCACCGGGCCCCGACTTTGAAATGCATTATAGTTGGAGATGACCCGGCCAGTCATACTTATGTCAAGAACAAGATTCAGGCTGCAACCGATGTAGGTATTCAGGCAGAGACTATAAGATATGAAGCTAATATGACTGAAGAGGACCTACTGTTGGCTATTGATGAATTGAATGCAAACTCTGAAGTTGATGGCATTTTGGTGCAACTGCCGTTGCCGGGGGGTATTGATGAGAGGAAGGTGTGCAATGCTGTGGCTCCGGAGAAGGATGTGGATGGCTTCCATATTGTTAATGTTGGGCAGCTGTGCCTGGACATGCCAACTATTGTTCCTGCCACTGCTTTGGCTGTTGTGGAGATGTTgaaaag aTTCAAAATCGACACCTTCGGTCGTAACGCAGTAGTGGTAGGGCGTTCGAAGAACGTTGGCATGCCAATCGCCATGATGCTACACAGTGACATGAGTCACGACAGCGGGTTAGGCATGGATGCCACTGTCACCATCTGCCATCGGTTCACTCCGAAGGAGAAATTGGAGTTCTACTGCCGGAACGCTGACATTATTATCACTGCGACAG gTGTGCCAAAATTAATCAAAGCTGACATGGTGAAGCCCGGCGCCACAGTCATTGATGTTGGCATCGTCAGAATCACTGATGAAGAAGGAAATACCAGACTCGTTGGCGATGTCGATTATGATG AGGTAAGCAAAGTGGCCGGTGCCATAACGCCCGTGCCCGGAGGCGTGGGCCCCATGACAGTGGCCATGCTTATGCATAACACCTTCCAAGCTGCCCAGAGACTGCGCGATGCTGAGATGATGcagtaa
- the LOC125234108 gene encoding bifunctional methylenetetrahydrofolate dehydrogenase/cyclohydrolase, mitochondrial isoform X1 encodes MRQIICLRVVSTVLKSTMRSHTFFDSLGSASIMARILDGKGLAKDIRGELKIKIHNWMQQGHRAPTLKCIIVGDDPASHTYVKNKIQAATDVGIQAETIRYEANMTEEDLLLAIDELNANSEVDGILVQLPLPGGIDERKVCNAVAPEKDVDGFHIVNVGQLCLDMPTIVPATALAVVEMLKRFKIDTFGRNAVVVGRSKNVGMPIAMMLHSDMSHDSGLGMDATVTICHRFTPKEKLEFYCRNADIIITATGVPKLIKADMVKPGATVIDVGIVRITDEEGNTRLVGDVDYDEVSKVAGAITPVPGGVGPMTVAMLMHNTFQAAQRLRDAEMMQ; translated from the exons ATGAGGCAAATCATTTGCCTCCGAGTGGTCAGTACAGTTCTGAAATCCACAATGAGAAGTCATACGTTCTTTGATTCCTTGGGCTCGGCCAG cATCATGGCCAGAATCCTTGATGGCAAGGGGCTTGCCAAGGACATCCGTGGTGAATTAAAAATCAAGATCCATAACTGGATGCAACAAGGTCACCGGGCCCCGACTTTGAAATGCATTATAGTTGGAGATGACCCGGCCAGTCATACTTATGTCAAGAACAAGATTCAGGCTGCAACCGATGTAGGTATTCAGGCAGAGACTATAAGATATGAAGCTAATATGACTGAAGAGGACCTACTGTTGGCTATTGATGAATTGAATGCAAACTCTGAAGTTGATGGCATTTTGGTGCAACTGCCGTTGCCGGGGGGTATTGATGAGAGGAAGGTGTGCAATGCTGTGGCTCCGGAGAAGGATGTGGATGGCTTCCATATTGTTAATGTTGGGCAGCTGTGCCTGGACATGCCAACTATTGTTCCTGCCACTGCTTTGGCTGTTGTGGAGATGTTgaaaag aTTCAAAATCGACACCTTCGGTCGTAACGCAGTAGTGGTAGGGCGTTCGAAGAACGTTGGCATGCCAATCGCCATGATGCTACACAGTGACATGAGTCACGACAGCGGGTTAGGCATGGATGCCACTGTCACCATCTGCCATCGGTTCACTCCGAAGGAGAAATTGGAGTTCTACTGCCGGAACGCTGACATTATTATCACTGCGACAG gTGTGCCAAAATTAATCAAAGCTGACATGGTGAAGCCCGGCGCCACAGTCATTGATGTTGGCATCGTCAGAATCACTGATGAAGAAGGAAATACCAGACTCGTTGGCGATGTCGATTATGATG AGGTAAGCAAAGTGGCCGGTGCCATAACGCCCGTGCCCGGAGGCGTGGGCCCCATGACAGTGGCCATGCTTATGCATAACACCTTCCAAGCTGCCCAGAGACTGCGCGATGCTGAGATGATGcagtaa